In Pristiophorus japonicus isolate sPriJap1 unplaced genomic scaffold, sPriJap1.hap1 HAP1_SCAFFOLD_1203, whole genome shotgun sequence, the following proteins share a genomic window:
- the LOC139242076 gene encoding ceramide synthase 2-like has protein sequence MLQTIYECFWWDRLWLPYNLTWSDLEDRDGRIYAKASDLYVTIPCAFVFMIVRYVFERSVATYFASALGIKEKTRLKVKPNPVLEKSFAASSKHPKQTDIEGLAKKCSLTPRQVERWFRRRRNQDRPSVLKKFREACWRFTFYLLAFSAGMVVIVDKPWFYDLRKTWKGFPIQTMLPSQYWYYMIELGFYWSLLFSVASDVKRKDFKEQIIHHVATIILISFSWCTNYIRAGTLVMAVHDASDYFLESAKMFNYAGWKTTCNSLFILFAIAFIITRLIIFPFWIIHCTVIYPLELYPAFFGYYFFNAILVVLQLLHIFWAALILRMALKFMTGNTVEDERSDRDETDNSNDEEEPVKNGPVSNGHPVLNNNHSKTD, from the exons ATGTTGCAGACAATATACGAATGTTTCTGGTGGGACCGACTCTGGCTGCCGTACAACCTGACCTGGTCGGACCTGGAGGACCGGGATGGGCGCATTTACGCCAAGGCCAGCGACCTTTACGTCACGATACCCTGCGCTTTCGTCTTCATGATTGTCCGCTATGTCTTCGAAAG GTCTGTCGCTACTTATTTCGCAAGTGCACTCGGCATAAAGGAGAAGACCCGGTTAAAGGTGAAGCCCAACCCGGTTTTAGAAAAGTCCTTTGCTGCGTCCTCGAAACATCCCAAACAG ACCGATATCGAAGGCCTTGCCAAGAAGTGCAGCCTCACCCCACGGCAAGTGGAGCGGTGGTTCCGACGTCGGCGCAATCAAGATCGGCCTAGCGTGTTGAAGAAATTCCGTGAAGCCTG TTGGCGATTCACCTTTTACCTTCTTGCTTTCTCTGCTGGCATGGTGGTTATAGTGGAT AAACCCTGGTTTTATGACTTACGAAAAACATGGAAAGGATTCCCGATACAG ACGATGTTGCCGTCCCAGTATTGGTACTACATGATCGAATTGGGATTCTACTGGTCTCTGCTCTTCAGTGTTGCTTCTGACGTCAAAAGAAag GACTTTAAGGAACAGATCATTCACCATGTTGCGACCATTATCCTCATCAGTTTCTCCTGGTGCACAAACTATATCCGGGCCGGAACGCTGGTCATGGCCGTTCACGACGCGTCCGACTACTTTTTGGAG TCGGCCAAGATGTTTAATTACGCTGGCTGGAAAACGACCTGCAACTCTCTCTTCATCCTCttcgctatagccttcatcataacCAGGCTAATCATCTTCCCATTCTG GATCATCCATTGCACAGTGATCTACCCCTTGGAGTTATACCCTGCCTTCTTTGGCTATTACTTCTTCAATGCAATACTGGTGGTGTTACAGCTGCTGCATATCTTCTGGGCAGCACTTATCCTTCGAATGGCACTGAAGTTCATGACTGGAAAT ACCGTGGAGGACGAGCGCAGCGATCGCGACGAGACCGACAATTCCAACGACGAGGAGGAACCCGTCAAGAACGGCCCCGTCTCCAACGGCCACCCCGTGCTCAACAACAACCACAGCAAGACCGACTAA